Sequence from the Fictibacillus arsenicus genome:
CCTCTTAAAGAGGAAATAGAAGCTGTACGAAACATAATCAAAAGCACAAATAGTGAATTTACGGAAAAGATTAAATGGAATGCACCTAGCTACAGTATTCAAAATAAAGATAGAATAACTTTTAATTTACATGGTAAAGGATTTTTTCGTCTTATTTTTCATTGTGGAGTCAAGGTAAAAGAGGGTAGTAATGAAGATCAGCTGTTCGTCGATACTACTGGTTTATTGGATTGGGTGTCACCAGACAGAGCCATCATAAAGTTTACTAATAAAAGTGACGTAATAAGAAACGAAGAGAAACTTAGAGAAATAATAGCTAAGTGGCTTAAGGTAACGGTTTGAAAATTCTATAAAAGTAGTAAAAATGTTCAACGGGTGCAT
This genomic interval carries:
- a CDS encoding DUF1801 domain-containing protein, coding for MTTHEPDKVEKFMNNLNHPLKEEIEAVRNIIKSTNSEFTEKIKWNAPSYSIQNKDRITFNLHGKGFFRLIFHCGVKVKEGSNEDQLFVDTTGLLDWVSPDRAIIKFTNKSDVIRNEEKLREIIAKWLKVTV